A genomic segment from Desulfonatronum lacustre DSM 10312 encodes:
- a CDS encoding YkgJ family cysteine cluster protein: protein MSQRPDPPNHCRRCGTCCRKGGPALHHADLPLLRDTIILREALYTLRVGEPVHDQVKGQVVLLDAECVKVRSKESAVDSSAKSEPGCRFYLPDPSPAAQASEWASGRCAIHENKPQECAALKCWDTAGLAEAAATPRLSRLDILGPDNALAELVRDHETHCSVADLLRHLQAPTPESADLLRQAAAYDAALRDLLQAKAGIPPDHLPFLLGRPLPEVIHGLRRWLARNGDHSKKDMV from the coding sequence ATGTCGCAACGCCCGGACCCGCCAAACCACTGCCGACGATGCGGAACCTGCTGCCGCAAGGGCGGCCCGGCCCTGCATCACGCGGACCTTCCGCTGCTGCGCGACACGATCATCCTTCGGGAGGCTCTCTACACCCTGCGCGTGGGCGAACCGGTTCACGACCAGGTCAAGGGCCAGGTCGTCCTGCTGGACGCGGAATGCGTCAAGGTGCGCTCGAAAGAGTCCGCGGTGGACAGCTCGGCAAAAAGTGAGCCGGGCTGTCGATTCTACCTGCCCGATCCCTCTCCCGCCGCCCAAGCGTCCGAATGGGCTTCTGGCCGCTGCGCCATCCACGAAAACAAACCCCAGGAGTGCGCGGCCCTGAAGTGCTGGGACACCGCCGGGCTGGCCGAGGCCGCCGCGACGCCGCGCCTGTCCAGGCTGGATATCCTGGGTCCGGACAACGCCCTGGCCGAACTGGTCCGGGACCACGAAACCCACTGCTCCGTCGCCGACCTGCTCCGCCACCTCCAAGCCCCCACCCCGGAATCCGCCGACCTCCTCCGCCAAGCCGCGGCCTACGACGCCGCACTGCGCGACCTGCTCCAGGCAAAAGCTGGAATCCCTCCGGACCACCTTCCTTTCCTCCTGGGCCGCCCCTTGCCCGAGGTGATCCATGGTCTGCGGCGATGGTTGGCGAGGAATGGAGACCATTCAAAGAAAGATATGGTTTGA
- a CDS encoding M16 family metallopeptidase — MANSPSPIDRSSRSTFPLQAPVAAPLPASPGTQVHVLANGLTVLVHEDDRFPLVSIRLFVRAGSVHEAQKQAGISHLLEHMVFKGTPRRVQGQAAADIESLGGELNAATGFDATMYIVDLPAEHWAMGLDVIQDMIFNASFDPEELESERQVILAEMDQGDDDPHRRIFKSVQERIWAGTPYARPIIGVPETVRSITRDDLAAYVRSRYQPGNMVLVLCGDVRPEKVLEQARELFGRLTNHGDRHSVHCPAALLSAPNGAQGGAQGDAKNVAPNVAKGVSGDCVSGGPAPHIAIHQGPWQKAHFFLALPIPGLRDVHSVGLDVLAHMLGGDRTSLLYREFKYEQGLVDTISASATSLDQAGMLSIQAQLDPANIQALWTGLMNMLADLTPEAFSPEALNRAKLNMEDGLFQAKETFSGMASKLGYFQFHEHSFEAEQVYLHMIKTMDAEQLRDVIRVHVRPERLVCSIFTPTPETPAEEDLRDTLTRKWPSRTTAVATAPLVGRHQPEIIHLAPGRTVVLLPDTSLPYTALTMCWNGGDLLLPPSDQGLSELTARVWTKGTRSKNAVQVQDFLADRAARVAAGAGLEQLYLNVHFPARFRPEMLTFFEELVQEPAWLPEELARAKQEQCAAIVRAEDSPVGLALRHTFPFLFSEHPYGYQRSGGTDAVTGFSREHVLSFWERQKDRPWVLAACGNLDRDALLTMAGNLARGDVMAAPTPRYPRWSEERKLSLQLKDRNQTHILVVFPLPGLGSEQTPGLNLLREVLAGQSGMLFRELRDVRGLAYSVTALLWQETLAGFLAFYIGTSPDNEEAAVQGFQDVVRDLIDRGLPETDLDRAKNLLWGDYQRSRQRLIARAHEAAENLSRGFTLDHSQDMIEQARQTTPHDLAALVREYLQWDQAYLIKVRP, encoded by the coding sequence ATGGCGAACAGCCCTTCTCCCATCGATCGTTCTTCCCGCTCCACGTTCCCTCTCCAAGCCCCCGTCGCTGCGCCGCTTCCGGCTTCACCGGGAACCCAGGTCCACGTCCTGGCCAACGGTCTGACCGTGCTCGTTCACGAAGACGACCGGTTCCCCCTGGTCTCGATCCGGCTGTTCGTCCGGGCCGGCTCGGTCCACGAAGCCCAGAAGCAGGCCGGGATCAGCCATCTGCTTGAACACATGGTCTTCAAGGGGACGCCTCGCCGGGTCCAGGGCCAGGCCGCCGCGGACATCGAGTCTCTGGGGGGCGAGCTGAACGCGGCCACGGGGTTCGACGCCACCATGTATATCGTGGATCTGCCCGCGGAGCACTGGGCCATGGGGCTGGACGTGATCCAGGACATGATCTTCAACGCCTCCTTCGACCCCGAAGAACTGGAGTCCGAGCGCCAAGTCATTTTGGCCGAGATGGATCAGGGCGACGACGATCCGCACCGCCGGATCTTCAAGTCCGTGCAGGAGCGCATCTGGGCCGGGACGCCCTATGCCCGACCGATCATCGGCGTTCCGGAAACGGTTCGCTCCATCACCCGGGACGACCTCGCGGCCTATGTCCGGTCCCGCTACCAGCCAGGAAACATGGTCCTGGTCTTGTGCGGCGACGTACGGCCCGAAAAGGTCCTGGAACAGGCCCGTGAGCTTTTCGGCCGGCTGACCAACCACGGTGACCGGCATTCCGTCCACTGTCCGGCTGCACTCCTCTCCGCCCCAAATGGCGCCCAAGGTGGTGCCCAAGGTGATGCAAAAAACGTTGCCCCAAATGTTGCCAAAGGCGTTTCAGGCGATTGCGTTTCAGGCGGCCCGGCCCCGCATATCGCCATCCACCAAGGCCCCTGGCAAAAAGCCCATTTTTTCCTGGCCCTGCCCATTCCCGGTCTGCGGGACGTGCACAGCGTGGGGCTGGATGTGCTGGCCCACATGCTGGGCGGGGACCGAACCTCCCTGCTGTACCGCGAATTCAAGTACGAGCAGGGACTGGTGGACACCATCTCCGCTTCGGCCACCAGCCTGGACCAGGCCGGAATGCTTTCCATTCAGGCCCAACTGGACCCGGCCAATATCCAAGCCCTGTGGACCGGCCTGATGAACATGCTGGCTGATCTGACCCCGGAAGCTTTCAGTCCGGAAGCCCTGAACCGGGCCAAGCTGAACATGGAAGACGGTTTGTTTCAGGCCAAGGAAACCTTTTCCGGCATGGCCTCCAAACTTGGCTATTTCCAGTTCCACGAACATTCCTTCGAGGCCGAGCAGGTCTACCTGCACATGATTAAAACCATGGACGCGGAACAGTTGCGGGACGTGATCCGCGTCCATGTCCGTCCTGAAAGGCTGGTCTGCTCCATCTTCACGCCGACTCCCGAGACCCCGGCGGAAGAGGATCTGCGCGACACGCTGACCCGAAAATGGCCTTCCCGGACCACCGCGGTCGCCACCGCGCCCCTCGTCGGTCGTCACCAGCCGGAGATCATCCATCTGGCCCCCGGCCGGACAGTGGTCCTGCTGCCCGACACATCCTTGCCTTACACGGCCCTGACCATGTGCTGGAACGGCGGCGATCTGCTGCTGCCCCCCTCGGACCAGGGCTTGTCCGAGCTGACCGCCCGAGTCTGGACCAAGGGGACGCGTTCCAAAAACGCCGTGCAGGTCCAGGACTTTCTGGCCGACAGGGCGGCCCGGGTGGCGGCCGGGGCCGGTTTGGAACAACTCTACCTGAACGTCCATTTCCCGGCCCGATTCCGTCCGGAAATGCTGACCTTTTTCGAAGAACTGGTCCAGGAACCGGCCTGGCTGCCCGAGGAATTGGCCCGGGCCAAGCAGGAGCAGTGCGCGGCCATCGTCCGGGCCGAGGACAGTCCGGTGGGTTTGGCCCTGCGCCACACCTTCCCGTTTTTGTTTTCCGAACACCCTTACGGCTACCAGCGCTCCGGCGGCACGGACGCGGTGACGGGATTTTCCCGGGAACACGTCCTCTCCTTCTGGGAACGCCAGAAAGATCGCCCTTGGGTCCTGGCCGCCTGCGGGAACCTGGACCGCGACGCCCTGCTGACCATGGCCGGGAACCTGGCCCGTGGAGACGTCATGGCCGCCCCCACGCCCCGGTATCCGCGCTGGAGCGAAGAGCGGAAGCTGTCGCTTCAGCTCAAGGACCGCAACCAGACCCACATCCTGGTGGTCTTTCCCCTGCCGGGCCTGGGCAGCGAACAGACCCCGGGCTTGAATCTGCTGAGGGAAGTCCTGGCCGGACAATCCGGGATGCTCTTTCGCGAGCTGCGCGACGTCCGCGGCCTGGCCTATTCCGTAACCGCCCTGCTCTGGCAGGAGACCCTGGCCGGTTTTCTGGCCTTCTACATCGGAACCTCCCCGGACAACGAGGAGGCCGCGGTTCAAGGCTTTCAGGACGTGGTCCGCGATCTGATCGACCGGGGCCTCCCGGAAACGGATCTGGACCGGGCCAAAAACCTGCTCTGGGGGGACTACCAGCGCAGTCGGCAACGGCTGATCGCCAGGGCCCACGAAGCGGCTGAGAACCTGTCCCGAGGATTCACCCTGGACCATTCCCAGGACATGATCGAGCAAGCCAGACAAACAACCCCCCACGACCTCGCCGCCCTGGTCCGGGAGTATCTGCAATGGGACCAGGCCTACCTGATCAAGGTCCGGCCATAG
- a CDS encoding EVE domain-containing protein has product MPDTKPRHWLLKSEPNCFSINDLAAAPDQTTFWDGVRNYQARNLMREMRVGDQALYYHSQTNPSVVGLAEIVREAYPDHTAWDPQSNHFDPRSTPDKPVWDMVDIRLVRKFPHPLPLPLLRTVADLAGMELLRKGSRLSVQPVTESQFTTILRLADEATEENP; this is encoded by the coding sequence ATGCCCGACACCAAACCCAGACACTGGCTCCTGAAAAGCGAACCCAACTGCTTTTCCATCAACGACCTGGCCGCGGCCCCGGACCAGACCACCTTCTGGGACGGAGTGCGCAATTACCAGGCCCGGAACCTGATGCGCGAGATGCGCGTCGGGGACCAGGCCCTGTACTACCACAGCCAGACCAACCCCTCGGTGGTCGGCCTGGCCGAGATCGTCCGCGAGGCCTATCCGGACCACACGGCCTGGGATCCGCAAAGCAACCACTTCGATCCCAGATCCACCCCGGACAAGCCGGTCTGGGACATGGTGGACATCCGGCTGGTCCGTAAATTCCCCCATCCCTTGCCCCTGCCCCTGCTGCGCACCGTGGCCGACCTGGCCGGCATGGAACTGCTGCGCAAGGGCAGTCGCCTTTCGGTCCAGCCCGTGACCGAGTCCCAGTTCACGACCATTCTGCGTCTGGCCGACGAAGCAACGGAGGAAAACCCATGA
- a CDS encoding DUF4139 domain-containing protein codes for MKTLITISLFLCCILLGRTSWAEETAALTVTIYNHGQALINEVREVELPSGSGLVEFSGVAETIEAPTLQVRSLTAPEAFVVLDMNYEYDLISVQSLLDRYVGKTLKVVLPDPHDRKATVLREAVLLANNDRPIFQVDDQIFVGNHDAVYLAEMPAGLRPRPTLVWLVRNDGPPRQRLDVSYLAGGMNWRADYVLKVDRDNQRAALSGWVTLDNQSGMAFDQAALKLVAGEVNVVRPEPRALRRDMVMAAPMAAEQMQQEEFFEYHLYSLPRPVDIANRQTKQVSLLQAPEMSLNKKLVARFGGYPNPGQGTIKQGVDVLLTFKNAEANGLGLPLPKGIVRAYQESRDGSTLFIGEDRIDHTPRDADVELRMGQAFDVNVERTMTAHEQLGRNVVRYTWEIRVRNSKDEPQQLLLEDTLFGDWRITSSSHDHERLDARRVRFTLDVPPSSEQDQLLLTYTVETRT; via the coding sequence ATGAAAACCCTGATCACCATTTCCCTCTTCTTGTGCTGCATCCTCCTCGGCCGGACGTCCTGGGCCGAGGAGACCGCGGCCCTGACCGTCACGATCTACAACCACGGGCAAGCCCTGATCAACGAGGTTCGGGAGGTGGAGCTGCCCTCGGGCTCCGGGTTGGTGGAGTTCAGCGGGGTGGCCGAGACCATCGAGGCCCCCACCTTGCAAGTCCGTTCCCTGACCGCGCCCGAAGCCTTCGTCGTCCTGGACATGAACTACGAGTACGACCTGATCAGCGTGCAGAGCCTGCTGGACCGCTACGTGGGCAAGACGCTGAAGGTCGTGTTGCCCGACCCGCATGACCGCAAGGCCACGGTGCTCCGGGAGGCCGTGCTCTTGGCCAACAACGACCGGCCCATCTTCCAGGTGGACGACCAGATCTTCGTCGGCAACCATGATGCCGTGTATCTGGCCGAAATGCCCGCCGGGCTGCGTCCGCGACCGACCCTGGTCTGGCTGGTGCGCAACGACGGACCGCCCCGGCAGCGTCTCGACGTTTCCTATTTGGCCGGAGGCATGAACTGGCGGGCCGACTACGTGCTCAAGGTGGACCGCGACAACCAACGGGCCGCGCTGTCCGGCTGGGTGACCCTGGACAACCAGTCGGGCATGGCTTTTGATCAGGCCGCCCTAAAGCTGGTGGCCGGAGAAGTGAACGTGGTCCGCCCGGAGCCCAGGGCGCTGCGCCGGGACATGGTCATGGCCGCTCCCATGGCCGCGGAACAGATGCAGCAGGAGGAATTCTTCGAGTACCATCTCTACAGCCTGCCCCGTCCGGTGGACATCGCCAACCGCCAGACCAAGCAGGTCAGCCTGCTGCAGGCTCCGGAAATGAGTCTGAACAAAAAGCTGGTCGCCCGGTTCGGCGGTTATCCCAATCCGGGCCAGGGGACCATCAAGCAGGGCGTGGACGTGTTGTTGACCTTCAAGAACGCCGAGGCCAACGGGCTGGGTCTGCCTTTGCCCAAGGGGATCGTCCGGGCCTATCAGGAAAGCCGGGACGGCAGCACCCTGTTCATCGGCGAGGACCGCATCGACCACACGCCCCGGGACGCGGACGTGGAACTGCGCATGGGCCAGGCCTTTGACGTGAACGTGGAGCGGACCATGACCGCCCATGAGCAGCTTGGCCGCAACGTGGTCCGCTACACCTGGGAAATCCGGGTCCGGAACAGCAAGGACGAGCCGCAGCAGCTCCTGCTGGAGGACACCCTGTTCGGCGACTGGCGGATCACCTCCTCCAGCCACGACCACGAACGCCTGGACGCCCGCCGCGTCCGCTTCACCCTGGACGTCCCGCCCTCCAGCGAGCAGGATCAGCTTTTGCTGACCTATACCGTGGAAACCCGGACCTGA
- the gap gene encoding type I glyceraldehyde-3-phosphate dehydrogenase: protein MSKIRVGINGFGRIGRQVLKSMWTYHRDVIEVVAVNDLFDIKTNAHLVAHDTSYGRFEPEIRVDGDTMLVGDDFQVTNFAERDPRLIPWASRKVDVVVECTGIFRTGPKAAMHIEAGAKKVIISAPAKEEDITIVMGVNEAAYDPAKHHIISNASCTTNCLAPVVKVVHEKYGINKGTMTTIHAYTNDQRILDLPHSDLRRARAAACNMIPTSTGAAKAVALVIPEMAGKFSGYSVRVPTPTVSLVDFVCELNKDTTTEDLRALLKAAAEGPLKGILGYSESPLVSSDFIGDPRSSIVEADFTMVQSGNMAKIYSWYDNEWGYSCRVGDLVTYMAEKGL, encoded by the coding sequence ATGAGCAAAATACGTGTCGGCATCAACGGCTTCGGCCGCATCGGGCGGCAGGTTCTCAAATCCATGTGGACGTATCATCGCGACGTCATCGAGGTCGTAGCGGTGAACGACCTGTTCGACATCAAGACCAACGCCCACCTCGTGGCCCACGATACCAGCTACGGACGCTTCGAGCCGGAAATCCGCGTTGACGGGGACACCATGCTGGTGGGCGACGACTTCCAGGTGACCAACTTCGCCGAACGCGATCCCCGGCTGATTCCCTGGGCCTCGCGCAAGGTGGACGTGGTGGTGGAGTGCACGGGCATTTTTCGCACCGGCCCCAAGGCGGCCATGCACATCGAGGCCGGAGCCAAGAAGGTGATCATCTCCGCGCCGGCCAAGGAAGAGGACATCACCATTGTCATGGGCGTGAACGAGGCCGCCTACGACCCGGCCAAACACCACATCATCTCCAACGCCTCCTGCACCACCAACTGCCTGGCCCCCGTGGTCAAGGTCGTGCACGAGAAGTACGGCATCAACAAGGGCACCATGACCACCATCCATGCCTACACCAACGACCAGCGCATCCTTGACCTGCCCCACTCGGACCTGCGCCGGGCCCGGGCCGCGGCCTGCAACATGATCCCCACCTCCACCGGCGCAGCCAAGGCCGTGGCCCTGGTCATCCCGGAAATGGCCGGCAAGTTCTCCGGCTATTCGGTCCGCGTGCCCACCCCCACGGTCTCTCTGGTGGACTTTGTCTGTGAACTGAATAAGGACACCACCACCGAGGACCTGCGGGCCCTGCTCAAGGCCGCGGCCGAAGGCCCCCTGAAAGGCATCCTCGGCTACTCCGAATCCCCTCTGGTCTCCTCGGACTTTATCGGCGATCCGCGCTCGTCCATCGTGGAAGCGGACTTCACCATGGTCCAGTCCGGCAACATGGCCAAGATCTACTCCTGGTACGACAACGAGTGGGGCTATTCCTGCCGAGTTGGGGACTTGGTGACGTATATGGCTGAGAAAGGTTTATAA
- a CDS encoding GAF domain-containing protein — MEPQAFYKTIYKIAKVVNSSLEPKVVLNQIVEQVATTMNAKGCFIRLLNRTGDILKPDAYYGLSERYAQKGPVEVAKSKLDQEALAGNAVYIADVRTDPRFQYPQQASEEGLVSIVVVPLTAQGNKVIGVLRVYAGETRQFSDEELEFLSCIANLCGIALENARMFHALKRASELANDYIYQVFED, encoded by the coding sequence ATGGAACCACAAGCATTTTACAAGACCATTTACAAGATCGCCAAGGTCGTCAACTCGTCGTTGGAACCCAAGGTGGTCCTCAACCAGATCGTCGAACAGGTCGCCACGACCATGAACGCCAAGGGGTGCTTCATCCGTCTGTTGAACAGGACCGGGGATATCCTCAAGCCGGACGCCTATTACGGACTGAGCGAGCGCTACGCCCAAAAAGGCCCCGTGGAGGTGGCCAAGAGCAAGCTGGACCAGGAAGCCCTGGCCGGAAATGCCGTGTACATCGCCGACGTACGGACCGATCCTCGCTTCCAGTACCCCCAACAGGCCTCCGAGGAAGGGTTGGTCTCCATCGTGGTGGTGCCGCTCACCGCCCAGGGCAACAAGGTCATCGGCGTCCTTCGGGTCTACGCCGGGGAAACCCGTCAATTCTCCGACGAAGAGTTGGAGTTCTTGAGTTGCATTGCCAACCTCTGCGGCATCGCTCTGGAAAATGCCCGGATGTTTCACGCTCTGAAGCGGGCCAGCGAACTGGCCAACGATTACATCTACCAGGTCTTCGAGGACTGA